From a single Flavobacteriales bacterium genomic region:
- a CDS encoding mechanosensitive ion channel, with amino-acid sequence MAESWSNRIMDFAMEYGPKAIGALLVFWIGSMVIGMLSRMFTKIMVKRGVEPTLQRFLSSLVSVGLRILLFVTVIGMLGVQTTSFIAILGAAGLAIGLALQGTLANFAGGTLILLFKPYKVGDLIEAQGALGHVKEIQIFTTTLITPENKLTIVPNGVMANGTIVNYTAEGKIRVDLTVRISYTSNIATAKQALMKVMHDQPLVLKDPSPFVGVVNLNESSVDLAVRPHCAPEHYWDVYFTTLESCKVALDEAGISIPFPQRDVHMIPVK; translated from the coding sequence ATGGCAGAAAGTTGGTCGAACCGGATAATGGACTTCGCCATGGAGTACGGACCTAAAGCGATCGGAGCATTGCTCGTGTTCTGGATCGGAAGCATGGTCATCGGTATGCTCTCCAGAATGTTCACCAAGATCATGGTGAAACGCGGGGTTGAACCTACGTTGCAGCGTTTCTTGAGCAGCTTGGTATCCGTTGGACTTCGTATCCTATTGTTCGTTACCGTTATCGGTATGTTGGGTGTACAGACAACGAGCTTCATAGCTATCCTTGGTGCTGCAGGCCTTGCTATTGGATTGGCCTTACAAGGAACACTTGCCAACTTCGCAGGTGGGACGCTCATCCTGTTATTCAAACCTTACAAAGTAGGCGACCTCATCGAAGCACAAGGTGCATTGGGCCATGTGAAAGAGATCCAGATCTTCACGACCACCTTGATCACGCCAGAGAATAAGTTGACCATTGTCCCAAATGGCGTAATGGCCAATGGAACGATTGTGAACTACACTGCTGAAGGTAAGATCCGTGTGGACCTCACCGTACGCATAAGCTATACCAGTAACATCGCTACAGCGAAGCAGGCCCTGATGAAGGTAATGCATGACCAACCATTGGTGCTAAAGGATCCCTCACCGTTCGTTGGTGTAGTGAACCTGAACGAAAGCTCTGTGGATCTGGCCGTTCGTCCGCATTGTGCACCAGAACATTATTGGGATGTGTATTTCACCACGTTGGAGAGCTGTAAGGTCGCATTGGATGAAGCAGGGATAAGTATCCCATTTCCACAGCGTGATGTGCACATGATACCCGTGAAGTAA
- a CDS encoding mechanosensitive ion channel has product MDLNYILDRLNKSFDTYLSGIIDALPSIIAGIIVLLIGWLFAKLIRMILKRTISGKLDQLAQKSGIASVMRKVGIHSFGNFIGMLIYGGIMLVFIMAAADIMGMTRVQDGVSAFFVYLPTLITAIVIFMAGLWVGEQVNTVITNLTETLGISGGRSMGKVLGGIIVLFISITALNVAGVDTELITSNLQIILAGVLFAFGLAYAYASRNILTNILSSFYGKDRFKPGMRIKVGEDEGVIDRIDSMTVTLRTVKGEVLIPTSRLITERIEILETPNIE; this is encoded by the coding sequence ATGGATCTTAATTACATTTTGGACCGATTGAACAAATCCTTCGACACCTATTTGAGCGGGATCATTGATGCGCTTCCCAGCATTATTGCTGGGATCATTGTGCTGTTGATCGGGTGGCTGTTCGCGAAACTGATCCGAATGATCCTTAAGCGCACCATTAGCGGCAAATTGGACCAGCTGGCCCAGAAAAGCGGTATAGCCAGTGTAATGAGAAAGGTCGGTATCCACTCATTCGGAAATTTCATTGGCATGCTGATCTATGGGGGGATCATGCTGGTCTTTATTATGGCTGCTGCGGATATAATGGGCATGACCCGCGTACAGGATGGCGTAAGCGCATTTTTCGTCTACCTCCCCACATTGATCACTGCCATAGTCATTTTCATGGCCGGACTCTGGGTCGGGGAGCAAGTGAACACGGTTATTACGAACTTAACGGAGACCTTGGGGATCAGCGGTGGTCGCAGCATGGGTAAGGTCCTTGGAGGTATTATCGTGCTTTTCATTTCCATTACTGCACTGAACGTAGCTGGTGTCGATACTGAACTGATCACTTCTAATCTTCAAATAATTTTGGCTGGGGTATTATTTGCCTTTGGCCTTGCATATGCCTACGCCTCTCGTAACATTCTTACGAACATCCTAAGTAGCTTTTACGGAAAGGATCGGTTCAAACCCGGTATGCGGATCAAAGTAGGAGAGGATGAAGGTGTTATTGATAGGATCGATAGTATGACCGTAACCCTACGGACCGTCAAAGGCGAAGTACTGATCCCTACGAGCCGTTTGATCACCGAGAGAATTGAGATCCTTGAAACACCGAACATTGAATAA
- a CDS encoding RNA polymerase sigma factor, giving the protein MLFKKKAKADSLLSDEELVAELQHSMDADRFGLLYDRYVTKVYQKCIGMTRDKELAHDLTHDIFLKVFVNLSKFDHRSKFGTWVYSITYNYCLDHLRKAQRQRSTQVDDESMTEDIAEDTYESELLNLRSEHIDEVLAAMDPTDRTMLLMKYQEEHSVKEISELLNIGESAVKMRVLRARERALAKYYELYPEER; this is encoded by the coding sequence TTGCGGAGTTACAGCATTCCATGGATGCTGATCGGTTCGGGCTACTTTATGATCGTTACGTGACGAAGGTTTATCAAAAATGCATCGGTATGACGCGAGACAAGGAACTCGCACACGACCTCACGCACGATATTTTCCTGAAAGTATTCGTCAACCTCTCCAAGTTCGATCACCGTTCTAAATTCGGGACGTGGGTCTATAGCATCACCTACAATTATTGCTTGGACCATCTGCGCAAAGCACAACGTCAACGGTCAACGCAAGTGGATGATGAGTCCATGACCGAGGATATTGCAGAAGATACCTACGAGAGCGAATTGTTGAATCTACGAAGCGAGCATATTGACGAGGTACTGGCGGCAATGGATCCTACTGATAGGACCATGCTATTGATGAAGTATCAAGAGGAGCATTCGGTCAAGGAGATCAGTGAATTATTGAACATTGGCGAGAGTGCTGTGAAAATGAGGGTCCTTCGAGCACGTGAACGTGCCTTGGCCAAGTATTACGAACTTTATCCGGAAGAGCGATGA